One window of Akkermansia biwaensis genomic DNA carries:
- a CDS encoding AAA family ATPase → MIHDLLVRGVTVFPGSEHFEFVPGINVVVGGNDSGKSHLLKLCYTVARWSADGGKKSLPEKWAEEQRLRKDLMRVFAARGLAGLTAQNRGNAHAHVEAGMEGEGVPEGMGNLVFDFRAGQEEEGLHIQEMPKRFLNVPVVFLAAREVLTIYPSFVQVGSRFPEFLDGGSWDLCRYLDVDAGSVPISTDAGRVVARLEKIIGGEVVKRDGRFFLQRPGLHPIEMSLVAEGFKRLGTLSYLIRNGSVKRGSVLFWDEPEMNLNASHLPVLVKTLTGLAKTGVQVILSSHSLFLLRELMIQLSEPRNAMVHRKFFGMIVPRGDRSGVRVTCGDSLEDVGPIESLEAEIEQADRYLKLSYES, encoded by the coding sequence ATGATACATGACTTACTGGTGCGCGGCGTGACGGTGTTTCCCGGCAGCGAACATTTTGAGTTCGTGCCAGGAATCAATGTAGTGGTAGGCGGCAATGATTCCGGCAAGAGCCATTTGCTGAAGCTATGCTATACCGTCGCCAGATGGAGCGCAGACGGCGGCAAGAAGTCCCTGCCGGAAAAATGGGCGGAGGAACAGCGGCTCAGGAAGGACCTGATGCGGGTGTTTGCCGCCCGCGGGCTGGCCGGGCTGACCGCCCAGAACCGCGGGAACGCGCACGCCCATGTGGAAGCCGGGATGGAAGGAGAGGGCGTGCCGGAGGGGATGGGCAATCTTGTCTTTGATTTCCGGGCGGGGCAGGAGGAGGAAGGGCTGCACATTCAGGAAATGCCCAAGCGGTTTCTGAATGTTCCCGTCGTGTTTCTGGCGGCGCGGGAAGTGCTGACCATTTATCCGAGCTTTGTCCAGGTGGGGAGCAGATTCCCCGAGTTTCTGGACGGGGGGAGCTGGGACCTTTGCCGGTATCTGGATGTGGATGCCGGTTCCGTTCCCATCAGCACGGATGCGGGGCGTGTGGTGGCCAGGCTGGAAAAGATCATCGGAGGCGAGGTGGTGAAGAGGGACGGCCGGTTTTTCCTGCAAAGGCCGGGGCTTCATCCCATTGAGATGAGCCTGGTAGCCGAGGGGTTCAAAAGGCTGGGAACGCTGAGCTACCTGATCAGAAACGGTTCCGTGAAGAGAGGGTCCGTCCTGTTCTGGGACGAACCGGAGATGAATTTGAACGCCTCCCATCTGCCCGTGCTGGTGAAGACCCTGACGGGGCTTGCGAAGACGGGGGTGCAGGTGATTCTTTCCTCCCACAGCCTGTTCCTGCTCCGGGAGCTGATGATTCAGCTTTCCGAGCCGCGGAATGCCATGGTGCACAGGAAGTTTTTCGGCATGATCGTGCCCAGGGGGGACCGTTCCGGCGTCCGGGTGACGTGCGGGGATTCCCTGGAGGATGTGGGGCCTATTGAGTCGCTTGAAGCGGAAATCGAACAGGCGGACAGGTATTTGAAGCTGAGCTATGAGTCATAA
- the menB gene encoding 1,4-dihydroxy-2-naphthoyl-CoA synthase, whose amino-acid sequence MSAQWTTAREYTDIKYETTDDGSIAKITINRPQVRNAFRPQTVHEMLNALNAAHEDPKVGVVILTGEGPDAFCSGGDQKVRGNAGYIGEDGVPRLNILDVQRTIRTMPKPVVAMVAGYAIGGGHVLHVVCDLTIAADNAKFGQTGPKVGSFDGGLGSSYLARIVGQKKAREIWYLCRQYDAQQALDMGLVNTVVPLDRLEEETLSWCREMLRHSPLALRCLKASLNADCDGQMGLLDLAGNATLLYYMSEEAKEGKNAFVEKREPDFSKFPRLP is encoded by the coding sequence ATGAGCGCACAGTGGACCACCGCCAGGGAATATACGGACATCAAGTATGAAACCACGGACGACGGCAGCATCGCAAAAATAACGATCAACCGCCCCCAGGTCCGGAACGCCTTCCGCCCCCAGACCGTCCATGAAATGCTCAACGCCCTCAACGCGGCGCATGAAGACCCCAAGGTGGGCGTGGTCATCCTCACCGGGGAAGGCCCGGACGCCTTCTGTTCCGGCGGCGACCAGAAAGTGCGCGGAAATGCGGGCTACATCGGCGAAGACGGCGTACCGCGCCTGAACATTCTGGACGTGCAGCGCACCATCCGCACCATGCCCAAGCCTGTCGTCGCCATGGTGGCCGGCTATGCCATCGGCGGAGGGCATGTCCTCCACGTCGTCTGCGACCTGACCATTGCGGCGGACAACGCCAAATTCGGACAAACCGGCCCCAAGGTGGGCTCCTTCGACGGGGGGCTGGGCTCCTCCTACCTGGCCCGCATCGTAGGCCAGAAAAAAGCCCGTGAAATCTGGTACCTGTGCCGCCAGTACGACGCGCAGCAGGCTCTGGACATGGGCCTCGTAAATACGGTCGTGCCCCTGGACAGGCTGGAAGAGGAAACGCTCTCCTGGTGCCGGGAAATGCTCCGCCACAGCCCGCTGGCCCTGCGCTGCCTGAAAGCGTCCCTCAACGCAGACTGCGACGGCCAGATGGGCCTGCTGGACCTGGCCGGAAACGCCACCCTGCTCTACTACATGAGTGAGGAAGCCAAGGAAGGCAAAAACGCCTTCGTGGAAAAGCGCGAACCGGACTTTTCCAAATTCCCCAGGCTTCCGTAA
- a CDS encoding zeta toxin family protein, producing the protein MDSTPQCPIVAGPNGAGKTTFALDYLMHETNCRSFINADMIAQGLSPLKPEAVQVKAGKLFLEELERHLKQRESFCFETTLSGSSYFQKIKQWKKDGWRIVLHYLWIPNAQFSALRVQEKVAQGGDMAFLRNPFCAAIIKACAIYSGTSPFVTRPCVTTTRI; encoded by the coding sequence GTGGACAGCACGCCCCAATGCCCTATTGTTGCAGGCCCTAACGGTGCAGGCAAAACAACCTTTGCCTTGGACTATTTGATGCATGAAACGAACTGCCGCTCCTTCATTAATGCGGACATGATCGCGCAGGGGCTTTCTCCTCTAAAGCCGGAAGCCGTTCAAGTCAAAGCAGGCAAACTATTCCTGGAAGAATTGGAACGTCATCTGAAACAGAGAGAAAGTTTTTGCTTTGAAACAACACTCTCCGGTTCCTCCTATTTTCAAAAAATCAAACAATGGAAGAAGGACGGGTGGCGTATAGTCCTCCATTATCTGTGGATACCCAATGCCCAATTTTCCGCCCTGCGCGTGCAGGAAAAAGTGGCCCAGGGGGGGGACATGGCATTCCTCAGGAATCCATTTTGCGCCGCTATAATAAAAGCCTGTGCAATTTATTCCGGTACCTCGCCATTTGTAACGAGACCATGTGTTACGACAACTCGGATCTGA
- a CDS encoding ATP-binding cassette domain-containing protein → MIRWFFDIPSKLIHWRLNLVRTLGAYVPWLRRDDGSMKIHAGTLVDLFATILSGRRHLSARDADAALDILRYTFPEVEHRWLSNRFERSMRASLTVEDVLASAASGRDETERMAIALEVLSLLINTGDPRMTGELFDQVTYGLELPGAANHLRQLLMTPDVEAQEPAYSVSFSSGIGGEVSLPESDQGISFRLIRCSRLVLVVNDGSKSIVVRGRHLAPGGVMPLTNGQVVLLPSGPLSFEDFAFFLDCKRSGKQEVCYLVLDNGSLQISRMRSRASAVRVSMGLACEAEVLRPEVEFVVDGRRLYPGESVRMEYYSSFTLDGEGPFSMGEMQNALSDIGRRFRLDPGTRKLRVTNMPEKARKGDMLLTPGLAAGVVLEVSFSSATNSGWLEVVEASMPLWINGRIVKGWMSLKDGDVVHLNSYHALRCRFSAGVLDEEYHAIRTLSVEGVTKEFRRSGRVLDNIDLSVKRGEMVCILGPSGSGKSTLLAMMAGHLPPTRGCIRYNNQLLYSAPELVRPYIAFIPREDILDAAMSVSEHIAQATIIRRPRLTRSGRARRVNAILKFLGLTHIASRRVGEMNARTISDGERTRLNLGLDLAGIADVFLLDEPISGLSTSDAKLVMQTLQNMSRDKMVIATMHRPSTAILNQFNKVLVLDHGGQMAYWGDVPGMMRYFRKAAVDMSIEVSEESRTAGGADYVFEVLEAPLSWHDRRRRQHPRLWQERFEGYRFRNVMGHHHEGGGPRTLYEGTLEFPPAPRRSMMQLWRLFRIWAVRTFLGRVRSRMGLYTMLLEGPVLALLISLTLRASSSPEYTFATALHIPSYLFLATIVAMFFGLTGAASEVLKDRALLKRESNSKVFVTGYVLAKALVLTGLSAVQSALFLWVGNAILEIHEMFLVYLGTMTLTAFIGVSLSLLVSVFAKTERAALNMVPLLLIPQILMAGAIVHFDEMNQFIPWSAHRTDEHGRLKPGRVPLVAEFCPLRYSFEMMVVDQASKNVWEKERETIQEKVDELKAKPQLSNREFEEFKLLKLALLHISAIGAENPEQAKDAVRTVRRAAIDGSEKSYKRTIDRLEREGKGKPSVKSFYVNDRIVMLDESAEIQRVSRDTLDRPEIFLARRQPLPWGNSGKSPDDPGYSADEGTVPTPWKDSVFLFLMGAAPLFVTGRVIKRRLEKAG, encoded by the coding sequence ATGATCCGATGGTTTTTTGACATACCCTCCAAGCTGATCCACTGGAGGTTGAATCTGGTCAGGACGCTGGGCGCCTATGTTCCGTGGCTGCGCCGGGACGACGGGTCCATGAAGATCCACGCCGGAACACTGGTGGACCTGTTTGCCACCATTCTGAGCGGCCGCCGCCACTTGAGCGCGCGGGATGCGGACGCCGCCCTGGACATTCTGCGCTACACTTTCCCGGAAGTGGAGCACCGCTGGCTTTCCAACCGGTTTGAACGGTCCATGCGCGCCAGCCTGACGGTGGAGGACGTGCTGGCGTCCGCCGCCTCCGGCCGGGATGAAACGGAGCGCATGGCGATTGCCCTGGAAGTGCTTTCCCTGCTCATCAATACCGGAGACCCCAGAATGACCGGTGAGCTGTTCGACCAGGTGACATACGGGCTGGAACTGCCGGGAGCGGCCAACCATTTGAGGCAGCTTCTGATGACTCCGGATGTGGAGGCCCAGGAACCGGCCTACAGCGTGAGCTTTTCTTCCGGAATCGGCGGGGAGGTGTCCCTTCCGGAGTCCGACCAGGGAATTTCCTTCCGGCTGATCCGGTGTTCCCGCCTGGTGCTGGTGGTCAATGACGGCAGCAAGTCCATCGTGGTTCGGGGGAGGCATCTGGCCCCCGGGGGGGTGATGCCTCTGACCAACGGACAGGTGGTGCTGCTGCCCTCCGGGCCGCTGAGTTTTGAGGATTTCGCCTTTTTCCTGGACTGCAAGCGTTCCGGCAAGCAGGAAGTCTGCTATCTTGTCCTGGACAACGGTTCGCTCCAGATCAGCCGCATGAGGTCCAGGGCCAGCGCGGTGCGCGTAAGCATGGGCCTGGCCTGCGAGGCGGAGGTGCTGAGGCCGGAGGTGGAGTTCGTGGTGGACGGTCGCCGCCTGTACCCCGGCGAGAGTGTCAGGATGGAATATTATTCCTCCTTCACGCTGGACGGGGAAGGGCCTTTTTCCATGGGGGAGATGCAGAACGCCCTGTCCGACATCGGCCGCCGCTTCCGCCTGGATCCCGGCACCCGCAAGCTGCGCGTGACCAACATGCCGGAAAAGGCGCGCAAGGGGGATATGCTGCTGACTCCCGGCCTGGCCGCGGGAGTGGTGCTGGAGGTTTCTTTTTCCAGCGCTACCAATTCCGGCTGGCTGGAGGTGGTGGAGGCGTCCATGCCCCTGTGGATCAACGGCAGGATTGTCAAGGGCTGGATGTCTTTAAAGGACGGGGATGTGGTGCACCTGAATTCCTACCACGCCCTGCGCTGCCGGTTTTCCGCCGGAGTGCTGGATGAAGAGTACCACGCCATCAGGACGCTCAGCGTGGAAGGCGTCACCAAGGAATTCCGGCGTTCCGGGCGCGTTCTGGACAATATTGACCTGAGCGTGAAGCGCGGAGAAATGGTGTGCATCCTGGGGCCCAGCGGGTCCGGGAAAAGTACCCTGCTGGCCATGATGGCGGGGCATTTGCCGCCCACGCGCGGATGCATCCGCTACAACAACCAGCTTCTGTACAGCGCGCCGGAACTGGTGCGCCCCTACATTGCCTTCATTCCCCGGGAAGATATTCTGGACGCCGCCATGAGCGTTTCGGAACACATCGCCCAGGCCACCATCATCAGGAGGCCGCGCCTGACGCGTTCCGGCCGTGCCAGGAGGGTGAACGCCATTCTGAAATTCTTGGGGCTGACGCACATTGCCTCCCGCCGTGTAGGGGAAATGAATGCGCGCACCATTTCCGACGGGGAGAGAACCCGCCTGAACCTGGGGCTTGATCTGGCAGGCATTGCGGACGTGTTCCTGCTGGACGAGCCCATCAGCGGCCTTTCCACCTCGGACGCCAAGCTGGTCATGCAGACTTTGCAGAACATGAGCCGTGACAAGATGGTGATTGCCACCATGCACCGCCCCAGCACGGCCATTCTGAACCAGTTCAACAAGGTGCTGGTGCTGGACCACGGCGGCCAGATGGCCTACTGGGGTGATGTGCCGGGCATGATGCGCTATTTCCGGAAGGCGGCCGTGGACATGTCCATAGAAGTCTCGGAAGAATCCCGGACCGCCGGAGGCGCGGATTACGTGTTTGAGGTGCTGGAAGCCCCTCTTTCCTGGCATGACCGCCGCCGCAGGCAGCATCCGCGGCTGTGGCAGGAACGCTTTGAGGGCTACCGTTTCCGCAATGTGATGGGGCACCATCATGAAGGGGGCGGTCCCAGGACGCTGTATGAAGGCACGCTGGAGTTTCCCCCGGCCCCCCGGCGCAGTATGATGCAGCTCTGGCGGCTTTTCCGCATCTGGGCCGTACGCACGTTTCTGGGGCGTGTCCGGAGCCGGATGGGGCTGTACACCATGCTGCTGGAAGGCCCCGTGCTGGCTCTGCTGATTTCCCTGACTCTGCGCGCTTCTTCCAGCCCGGAGTACACGTTTGCCACGGCGCTTCACATTCCATCCTATCTGTTTCTGGCGACGATCGTAGCCATGTTTTTCGGCCTGACCGGGGCGGCCAGCGAGGTGCTCAAGGACCGCGCCCTGCTCAAGAGGGAGAGCAATTCCAAGGTGTTCGTGACCGGTTACGTGCTTGCCAAGGCACTGGTGCTGACAGGGCTGTCCGCCGTGCAGTCCGCCCTGTTCCTGTGGGTGGGGAACGCCATTCTGGAAATCCATGAAATGTTCCTGGTTTATCTGGGAACGATGACCTTGACGGCCTTCATCGGCGTGAGCCTGTCCCTGCTTGTCTCCGTTTTTGCCAAAACGGAGCGGGCGGCGCTCAACATGGTGCCGCTGCTGCTGATTCCCCAGATTCTGATGGCCGGGGCCATCGTGCATTTTGATGAAATGAACCAGTTCATTCCCTGGTCCGCCCACCGCACGGACGAACACGGCCGCCTCAAGCCGGGGCGCGTTCCCCTGGTGGCGGAGTTTTGTCCCCTGCGCTATTCCTTTGAGATGATGGTAGTGGACCAGGCTTCCAAAAATGTCTGGGAAAAGGAACGGGAGACCATTCAGGAAAAAGTGGATGAATTGAAGGCCAAGCCTCAGTTGAGCAACCGTGAATTTGAGGAGTTCAAGCTGCTCAAGCTGGCGCTGCTGCACATTTCCGCCATTGGCGCGGAGAATCCGGAACAGGCGAAAGACGCCGTGCGTACCGTCCGGCGCGCCGCCATTGACGGTTCGGAGAAAAGCTACAAGCGGACTATTGACCGTCTGGAGCGGGAGGGCAAAGGCAAGCCTTCCGTCAAATCCTTTTATGTCAACGACCGCATTGTGATGCTGGATGAGTCCGCGGAGATTCAGCGTGTCAGCCGGGATACGCTGGACCGCCCGGAAATTTTCCTGGCACGCCGCCAGCCCCTGCCGTGGGGCAATTCCGGAAAGTCTCCGGATGATCCGGGCTACAGCGCGGACGAAGGGACGGTGCCCACGCCGTGGAAGGATTCCGTGTTCCTGTTCCTGATGGGAGCCGCTCCCCTCTTTGTGACGGGCCGCGTAATCAAGAGACGGCTGGAAAAAGCCGGATAA
- a CDS encoding DUF6941 family protein produces the protein MDILVSTLCDFAADYQGKLCIQGGFDSLVARQFPVVHPVCAVALRICLTPEDEGNHELGLSIVDADGTPLDKERMPIKINFPVPAFPEGASFFTRNLIMNFQGLRFEKPGNYSIDLTVDGELASRVPFRVVQVQEEASQEA, from the coding sequence ATGGATATTTTAGTTTCTACTCTTTGTGACTTCGCCGCCGATTACCAGGGCAAGCTTTGCATCCAGGGCGGGTTCGACTCCCTGGTTGCCCGCCAGTTCCCGGTAGTGCATCCCGTTTGCGCCGTTGCCCTCCGCATCTGCCTCACCCCTGAAGACGAAGGCAACCATGAACTGGGCCTGAGCATCGTTGACGCCGACGGCACGCCGCTGGACAAGGAACGCATGCCCATCAAGATCAATTTCCCGGTGCCTGCCTTCCCGGAAGGCGCCTCCTTCTTCACCCGCAACCTGATCATGAACTTCCAGGGACTGCGCTTTGAAAAGCCGGGCAACTACTCCATCGACCTGACGGTGGACGGAGAACTGGCCTCCCGCGTGCCTTTCCGCGTGGTGCAGGTGCAGGAAGAAGCTTCCCAGGAAGCCTGA
- a CDS encoding MauE/DoxX family redox-associated membrane protein: MLREKIVRTCMFLLRVGMGGFFLFVAGRKLLHLDQLQATIDRFSIFPEAWGHPLASLGVACEIVVGLGLLFRRTCAGAALLGSALTFTFVALFVQGWIRGLSLSCNCIGVEREVTSYPFEVAWRLGLFALMLVILWNSCRKGKTYFNVTRLDFSEM, translated from the coding sequence ATGCTGAGAGAGAAAATAGTACGTACCTGCATGTTCCTGCTCCGGGTAGGGATGGGGGGCTTTTTTCTTTTTGTGGCAGGGCGCAAGCTCCTTCATCTGGACCAGCTCCAGGCGACCATAGACCGTTTCTCCATTTTCCCGGAGGCCTGGGGGCATCCCCTGGCTTCCCTGGGAGTGGCGTGTGAAATCGTGGTGGGCCTGGGTCTTCTGTTCCGCAGGACCTGCGCCGGCGCCGCTCTGCTGGGCAGTGCGCTGACGTTTACGTTTGTGGCTCTCTTTGTGCAGGGGTGGATCAGGGGGCTTTCCCTTTCCTGCAACTGCATCGGGGTGGAGCGGGAAGTGACCAGCTATCCCTTTGAAGTGGCATGGCGGCTGGGCCTGTTTGCCCTGATGCTGGTTATCCTGTGGAATTCCTGCCGGAAGGGGAAAACCTACTTCAACGTTACCCGGCTGGATTTCAGCGAAATGTAA